The window CGAATTACAACCCTCTGATGCCGAGTTCTGGGATTTTTCCTGGCATGAAATTGGGTACTACGACCTCCCAGCTATGATTGATTACGTGCTCAATTACACCAGCCAAAAATCACTCAAATACGTGGGCCACTCGCAAGGCACTACCAGCTTCTTCGTCATGAGCTCTGAAAGGCCAGAGTATAATGACAAAGTGGGATTAATGGTTGCTTTGTCGCCTGTGGCGTACATGTCCCATGCCAAATCTCCTTTCATTCGGCTGGCGGGGCCCGCGAGTGAATATATTGGCTCGATCATGCATGGTCTCGGAGTGCATGAGTTTCTTccagataataatttattacgtaCCATCAAAATGCTTATGTGCGGCAGCAGCCCTGTGGCGGAGATAATATGCATCAATCCTTTGTTACTGACTAGTGGCTTCGGCTTTGCAGAGCTGAATGTGACAAACTTGCCTGTTATCCACGGGCACACGCCGTCCGGAGCGGCTGTGAAGCAGGTCGTGCACTACGGCCAAGGGTTCAACTCTGGAGATTTTAAACAGTTTGACTATGGTAGGTCGAGAAATCTGAGAATGTATGGCAGCGAGGTGCCTCCTAGATATGCTTTGGAAAAAATCAGGGCCCCcgtttccttgatgtacagtGCTGATGACTGGATGGCCCATCCTGACGATGTGGACGCTCTGTATCAAAGGCTGGGTAACGCTATAGACATCCATAAGATTCCACATCCACAGTTCAACCATATAGACTTCATTTGGGCAAAACATTTCAGGACACTTATTTACGAAAGGC of the Amyelois transitella isolate CPQ chromosome 19, ilAmyTran1.1, whole genome shotgun sequence genome contains:
- the LOC106141717 gene encoding lipase 3; this encodes MVPLTSLFLLSIVIVSCRGNPEGFLPSLAQTTREITGAVVTQPLFQAAAQGAGELIARTVYDAARLPAAIARVLGVSDTRPVLINKNNIADKADKILAKYHAGLGNEDAFLKIDKLIKKYGYPVEKHEIVTEDGYALGMFRIPRNGSAVFLMHGLFGSADDFVIAGPESGMAYLLAEEGYDVWLGNARGNKHSRRHVELQPSDAEFWDFSWHEIGYYDLPAMIDYVLNYTSQKSLKYVGHSQGTTSFFVMSSERPEYNDKVGLMVALSPVAYMSHAKSPFIRLAGPASEYIGSIMHGLGVHEFLPDNNLLRTIKMLMCGSSPVAEIICINPLLLTSGFGFAELNVTNLPVIHGHTPSGAAVKQVVHYGQGFNSGDFKQFDYGRSRNLRMYGSEVPPRYALEKIRAPVSLMYSADDWMAHPDDVDALYQRLGNAIDIHKIPHPQFNHIDFIWAKHFRTLIYERLRKLLAAF